Below is a window of Candidatus Zixiibacteriota bacterium DNA.
CAAGGGCGAAAACAATGCCGGCGCAGATTGCCGAACTCCACTTTGACCGGAGTCTGTGGTGGTGGTCGGTTAGACCGATTCCGCGCCCCCGGGATCTAGTCTTTGGTGACAAACAGCCTCTCAATCATCCAACCGCCGTCGCCGGAGCGTCTCCAATAGACCGTATACTTGCCTCTCCATTCCTCCGTGACTCCGGCTTCCGAAGTCCGCGAGAGGCGATAGGCGCCCGCCTCGCGCGCTAGATCAGCGTGCCCGGCTATCGGCTCGATAGCCGTGCGAGTCCGCTCCAGTTTGGAGCCGCCGACAGTCTTCATCAGCAACCAGAAGTATCTGGCCGCTTTGGCCTTGCTGTCCAGCTTTTTGTCG
It encodes the following:
- a CDS encoding DUF4440 domain-containing protein, with product MILQNRLKPQWLAVCLLALYASGAAQSKSPDKLAAVKAEADSIAVIIGAALAQKDSVLLASALSDTVGIVLPGDKKLDSKAKAARYFWLLMKTVGGSKLERTRTAIEPIAGHADLAREAGAYRLSRTSEAGVTEEWRGKYTVYWRRSGDGGWMIERLFVTKD